In one Nomascus leucogenys isolate Asia chromosome 13, Asia_NLE_v1, whole genome shotgun sequence genomic region, the following are encoded:
- the CASS4 gene encoding cas scaffolding protein family member 4 isoform X1, with product MKGTGGVDGAPKALLARALYDNCPDCSDELAFSRGDILTILEQHVPESEGWWKCLLHGRQGLAPANRLQILTEVAADRPCPPFLRGLEEAPASSEETYQVPTVPRPPTPGSVYEQMRSWVERPQPPTAQLYEFPDPPTSARIICEKTLSFPKQAILTLPRPARASPPTLPSQVYDVPTQHRGPVVLKEPEKQQLYDIPASPRKAGLHPPASQASGQGVPLISVTTLRRGGYSTLPNPQKSEWIYDTPVSPGKASIRNTPLTSFAEESRPHALPSSSSTFHNPPSGRSRSPTSQLNNNVPKQKKLSLPEIPSYGFLVPRDTFPLDKDVSYKVPSSFLIPRVEQQNTKPKIYDIPKAMLSVSQAGKELAKAKEMSENSTGHNSSWFSRRTTSLSRELDRLSGSSSDSGASVVSSCSTTSTDDSSSSSSEESAKELSLDLDVAKETVRALQHKVVSSVAGLMLFVSRKWRFRDYLEANIDAIHRSTEHIEESVREFLDFARGVHGTACNLTDSNLQNRIRDQMQTISNSYRILLETKESLDNRNWPLEVLVTDNVQNSPDDLERFVMVARMLPEDIKRFASIVIANGRLLFKRNCEKEETVQLTPNAEFKCEKCIQPPQRETESHQKSTPSTKQREDECYSELLKKNRANICGQNPGPLIPQPSSQQTPERKPRLSEHCRLYFGALFKAISAFHGSLSSSQPAEIITQSKLVIMVGQKLVDTLCMETQERDVRNEILRGSSHLCSLLKDVALATKNAVLTYPSPAALGHLQAEAEKLEQHTRQFRGTLG from the exons GCACTCCTGGCCAGGGCACTTTATGACAACTGCCCTGACTGCTCCGACGAGCTGGCTTTCAGCAGAGGGGACATCCTGACCATTCTGGAGCAACACGTGCCAGAAAGCGAGGGTTGGTGGAAGTGTTTGCTCCACGGGAGGCAAGGCCTGGCCCCTGCCAACCGCCTCCAAATCCTCACGGAGGTCGCTGCAGACAGGCCATGCCCCCCATTCCTGAGAGGCCTGGAAGAAGCTCCTgccagctcagaggagacctATCAGGTGCCCACTGTACCCCGCCCTCCCACTCCAGGCTCCGTTTATGAGCAGATGAGGAGTTGGGTGGAGAGGCCCCAGCCCCCTACTGCCCAACTCTATGAATTCCCTGACCCTCCCACCAGTGCCAGAATCATCTGTGAAAAGACTCTCAGCTTTCCAAAACAG GCCATCCTCACGCTTCCCAGACCTGCCCGGGCCTCACCGCCGACTCTGCCTTCCCAGGTGTATGACGTGCCTACCCAGCACCGGGGCCCCGTGGTCCTGAAG GAGCCAGAGAAGCAGCAGTTATACGACATACCAGCCAGCCCCAGGAAGGCAGGACTCCATCCCCCAGCCAGCCAAGCAAGT GGGCAGGGTGTTCCCCTGATATCAGTGACTACCTTAAGAAGAGGCGGCTACAGCACATTACCAAATCCTCAGAAATCGGAATGGATTTATGACACTCCAGTGTCTCCAGGAAAGGCCAGCATCAGAAACACGCCTCTCACCAGCTTTGCAGAAGAATCAAGGCCCCACGCTCTCCCCAGTTCCAGCTCCACTTTCCACAATCCTCCAAGTGGCAGATCCAGGTCCCCCACTTCACAACTGAATAACAATGTGCCCAAGCAGAAAAAACTCAGTCTTCCAGAAATTCCTTCTTATGGCTTTCTTGTACCCAGAGACACATTTCCTTTAGATAAAGATGTCAGCTACAAGGTTCCTTCAAGCTTTCTGATTCCCCGAGTGGAACAGCAGAACACCAAGCCCAAAATTTACGACATCCCTAAAGCAATGTTGAGTGTTTCTCAGGCTGGGAAGGAGCTGGCGAAAGCCAAGGAGATGTCAGAGAATTCCACGGGCCATAATTCCTCATGGTTCTCCAGACGGACAACTTCCCTATCTCGTGAACTGGACAGATTATCAGGTTCCAGTTCTGACAGCGGAGCTAGCGTCGTTTCTTCGTGCTCCACCACATCCACCGACGACTCCTCCAGCTCTTCCTCGGAGGAGTCAGCAAAGGAGCTCTCCTTGGACCTGGATGTGGCCAAGGAGACAGTGAGGGCTCTGCAGCACAAGGTGGTCAGCTCTGTCGCTGGCCTGATGCTCTTTGTCAGTAGGAAGTGGAGATTCCGAGACTACCTGGAGGCCAACATTGATGCAATCCACAGGTCCACTGAGCACATAGAAGAATCTGTAAGAGAATTTCTGGATTTTGCCCGAGGAGTCCATGGGACTGCCTGTAACCTCACTGACAGTAACCTTCAGAACAGAATTCGGGACCAGATGCAGACAATCTCCAACTCCTACCGCATCCTGCTTGAAACAAAGGAAAGCTTGGATAATCGCAATTGGCCTCTGGAAGTTCTTGTGACTGACAATGTCCAGAACAGCCCAGATGACCTTGAGAGGTTTGTCATGGTGGCACGGATGCTTCCAGAAGACATCAAGAGGTTTGCCTCTATTGTCATTGCCAATGGAAGGCTCCTTTTTAAGCGGAACTGTGAAAAGGAAGAGACTGTGCAGTTGACCCCAAATGCAGAATTTAAGTGTGAAAAATGCATCCAGCCTCCCCAAAGAGAAACTGAATCGCACCAAAAGAGTACCCCTTCCACTAAGCAAAGGGAAGATGAATGCTATTCTgaactattaaagaaaaatagagcaaATATCTGTGGACAG AATCCTGGCCCTCTTATACCCCAGCCTTCGAGTCAACAGACTCCTGAGAGGAAACCCCGCTTATCTGAACACTGCCGGCTGTACTTTGGGGCGCTCTTCAAAGCCATCAGCGCATTTCACGGCAGCCTCAGCAGCAGCCAGCCCGCGGAGATCATCACTCAGAGCAAGCTGGTCATCATGGTGGGACAGAAGCTGGTGGACACGCTGTGCATGGAGACCCAGGAGAGGGACGTGCGCAACGAGATCCTCCGCGGCAGCAGTCACCTCTGCAGCCTGCTCAAGGACGTAGCACTGGCCACTAAGAATGCCGTGCTCACGTACCCCAGCCCTGCTGCGCTGGGGCACCTCCAGGCGGAGGCCGAGAAGCTGGAGCAACACACGCGGCAGTTCAGAGGGACACTGGGATGA
- the CASS4 gene encoding cas scaffolding protein family member 4 isoform X2: MKGTGGVDGAPKALLARALYDNCPDCSDELAFSRGDILTILEQHVPESEGWWKCLLHGRQGLAPANRLQILTEVAADRPCPPFLRGLEEAPASSEETYQAILTLPRPARASPPTLPSQVYDVPTQHRGPVVLKEPEKQQLYDIPASPRKAGLHPPASQASGQGVPLISVTTLRRGGYSTLPNPQKSEWIYDTPVSPGKASIRNTPLTSFAEESRPHALPSSSSTFHNPPSGRSRSPTSQLNNNVPKQKKLSLPEIPSYGFLVPRDTFPLDKDVSYKVPSSFLIPRVEQQNTKPKIYDIPKAMLSVSQAGKELAKAKEMSENSTGHNSSWFSRRTTSLSRELDRLSGSSSDSGASVVSSCSTTSTDDSSSSSSEESAKELSLDLDVAKETVRALQHKVVSSVAGLMLFVSRKWRFRDYLEANIDAIHRSTEHIEESVREFLDFARGVHGTACNLTDSNLQNRIRDQMQTISNSYRILLETKESLDNRNWPLEVLVTDNVQNSPDDLERFVMVARMLPEDIKRFASIVIANGRLLFKRNCEKEETVQLTPNAEFKCEKCIQPPQRETESHQKSTPSTKQREDECYSELLKKNRANICGQNPGPLIPQPSSQQTPERKPRLSEHCRLYFGALFKAISAFHGSLSSSQPAEIITQSKLVIMVGQKLVDTLCMETQERDVRNEILRGSSHLCSLLKDVALATKNAVLTYPSPAALGHLQAEAEKLEQHTRQFRGTLG; this comes from the exons GCACTCCTGGCCAGGGCACTTTATGACAACTGCCCTGACTGCTCCGACGAGCTGGCTTTCAGCAGAGGGGACATCCTGACCATTCTGGAGCAACACGTGCCAGAAAGCGAGGGTTGGTGGAAGTGTTTGCTCCACGGGAGGCAAGGCCTGGCCCCTGCCAACCGCCTCCAAATCCTCACGGAGGTCGCTGCAGACAGGCCATGCCCCCCATTCCTGAGAGGCCTGGAAGAAGCTCCTgccagctcagaggagacctATCAG GCCATCCTCACGCTTCCCAGACCTGCCCGGGCCTCACCGCCGACTCTGCCTTCCCAGGTGTATGACGTGCCTACCCAGCACCGGGGCCCCGTGGTCCTGAAG GAGCCAGAGAAGCAGCAGTTATACGACATACCAGCCAGCCCCAGGAAGGCAGGACTCCATCCCCCAGCCAGCCAAGCAAGT GGGCAGGGTGTTCCCCTGATATCAGTGACTACCTTAAGAAGAGGCGGCTACAGCACATTACCAAATCCTCAGAAATCGGAATGGATTTATGACACTCCAGTGTCTCCAGGAAAGGCCAGCATCAGAAACACGCCTCTCACCAGCTTTGCAGAAGAATCAAGGCCCCACGCTCTCCCCAGTTCCAGCTCCACTTTCCACAATCCTCCAAGTGGCAGATCCAGGTCCCCCACTTCACAACTGAATAACAATGTGCCCAAGCAGAAAAAACTCAGTCTTCCAGAAATTCCTTCTTATGGCTTTCTTGTACCCAGAGACACATTTCCTTTAGATAAAGATGTCAGCTACAAGGTTCCTTCAAGCTTTCTGATTCCCCGAGTGGAACAGCAGAACACCAAGCCCAAAATTTACGACATCCCTAAAGCAATGTTGAGTGTTTCTCAGGCTGGGAAGGAGCTGGCGAAAGCCAAGGAGATGTCAGAGAATTCCACGGGCCATAATTCCTCATGGTTCTCCAGACGGACAACTTCCCTATCTCGTGAACTGGACAGATTATCAGGTTCCAGTTCTGACAGCGGAGCTAGCGTCGTTTCTTCGTGCTCCACCACATCCACCGACGACTCCTCCAGCTCTTCCTCGGAGGAGTCAGCAAAGGAGCTCTCCTTGGACCTGGATGTGGCCAAGGAGACAGTGAGGGCTCTGCAGCACAAGGTGGTCAGCTCTGTCGCTGGCCTGATGCTCTTTGTCAGTAGGAAGTGGAGATTCCGAGACTACCTGGAGGCCAACATTGATGCAATCCACAGGTCCACTGAGCACATAGAAGAATCTGTAAGAGAATTTCTGGATTTTGCCCGAGGAGTCCATGGGACTGCCTGTAACCTCACTGACAGTAACCTTCAGAACAGAATTCGGGACCAGATGCAGACAATCTCCAACTCCTACCGCATCCTGCTTGAAACAAAGGAAAGCTTGGATAATCGCAATTGGCCTCTGGAAGTTCTTGTGACTGACAATGTCCAGAACAGCCCAGATGACCTTGAGAGGTTTGTCATGGTGGCACGGATGCTTCCAGAAGACATCAAGAGGTTTGCCTCTATTGTCATTGCCAATGGAAGGCTCCTTTTTAAGCGGAACTGTGAAAAGGAAGAGACTGTGCAGTTGACCCCAAATGCAGAATTTAAGTGTGAAAAATGCATCCAGCCTCCCCAAAGAGAAACTGAATCGCACCAAAAGAGTACCCCTTCCACTAAGCAAAGGGAAGATGAATGCTATTCTgaactattaaagaaaaatagagcaaATATCTGTGGACAG AATCCTGGCCCTCTTATACCCCAGCCTTCGAGTCAACAGACTCCTGAGAGGAAACCCCGCTTATCTGAACACTGCCGGCTGTACTTTGGGGCGCTCTTCAAAGCCATCAGCGCATTTCACGGCAGCCTCAGCAGCAGCCAGCCCGCGGAGATCATCACTCAGAGCAAGCTGGTCATCATGGTGGGACAGAAGCTGGTGGACACGCTGTGCATGGAGACCCAGGAGAGGGACGTGCGCAACGAGATCCTCCGCGGCAGCAGTCACCTCTGCAGCCTGCTCAAGGACGTAGCACTGGCCACTAAGAATGCCGTGCTCACGTACCCCAGCCCTGCTGCGCTGGGGCACCTCCAGGCGGAGGCCGAGAAGCTGGAGCAACACACGCGGCAGTTCAGAGGGACACTGGGATGA
- the CASS4 gene encoding cas scaffolding protein family member 4 isoform X3 has product MKGTGGVDGAPKALLARALYDNCPDCSDELAFSRGDILTILEQHVPESEGWWKCLLHGRQGLAPANRLQILTEVAADRPCPPFLRGLEEAPASSEETYQVPTVPRPPTPGSVYEQMRSWVERPQPPTAQLYEFPDPPTSARIICEKTLSFPKQAILTLPRPARASPPTLPSQVYDVPTQHRGPVVLKEPEKQQLYDIPASPRKAGLHPPASQASNPGPLIPQPSSQQTPERKPRLSEHCRLYFGALFKAISAFHGSLSSSQPAEIITQSKLVIMVGQKLVDTLCMETQERDVRNEILRGSSHLCSLLKDVALATKNAVLTYPSPAALGHLQAEAEKLEQHTRQFRGTLG; this is encoded by the exons GCACTCCTGGCCAGGGCACTTTATGACAACTGCCCTGACTGCTCCGACGAGCTGGCTTTCAGCAGAGGGGACATCCTGACCATTCTGGAGCAACACGTGCCAGAAAGCGAGGGTTGGTGGAAGTGTTTGCTCCACGGGAGGCAAGGCCTGGCCCCTGCCAACCGCCTCCAAATCCTCACGGAGGTCGCTGCAGACAGGCCATGCCCCCCATTCCTGAGAGGCCTGGAAGAAGCTCCTgccagctcagaggagacctATCAGGTGCCCACTGTACCCCGCCCTCCCACTCCAGGCTCCGTTTATGAGCAGATGAGGAGTTGGGTGGAGAGGCCCCAGCCCCCTACTGCCCAACTCTATGAATTCCCTGACCCTCCCACCAGTGCCAGAATCATCTGTGAAAAGACTCTCAGCTTTCCAAAACAG GCCATCCTCACGCTTCCCAGACCTGCCCGGGCCTCACCGCCGACTCTGCCTTCCCAGGTGTATGACGTGCCTACCCAGCACCGGGGCCCCGTGGTCCTGAAG GAGCCAGAGAAGCAGCAGTTATACGACATACCAGCCAGCCCCAGGAAGGCAGGACTCCATCCCCCAGCCAGCCAAGCAAGT AATCCTGGCCCTCTTATACCCCAGCCTTCGAGTCAACAGACTCCTGAGAGGAAACCCCGCTTATCTGAACACTGCCGGCTGTACTTTGGGGCGCTCTTCAAAGCCATCAGCGCATTTCACGGCAGCCTCAGCAGCAGCCAGCCCGCGGAGATCATCACTCAGAGCAAGCTGGTCATCATGGTGGGACAGAAGCTGGTGGACACGCTGTGCATGGAGACCCAGGAGAGGGACGTGCGCAACGAGATCCTCCGCGGCAGCAGTCACCTCTGCAGCCTGCTCAAGGACGTAGCACTGGCCACTAAGAATGCCGTGCTCACGTACCCCAGCCCTGCTGCGCTGGGGCACCTCCAGGCGGAGGCCGAGAAGCTGGAGCAACACACGCGGCAGTTCAGAGGGACACTGGGATGA